In one window of Cytophagaceae bacterium ABcell3 DNA:
- a CDS encoding n-acetylglutamate synthase yields MNVHVHLREKIPTFYTFSLLRLKKELLKMINYNNRTFKSIGNSENGEVSDETVFHYFQEGNIVWANYSGGQITKGTLIAKAAPNGVLEMVYQHINKDNEIRTGKCTSTPEVLPDGKVKLHESWQWTSGDFSEGNSVIIEV; encoded by the coding sequence ATGAATGTACATGTTCATCTAAGGGAGAAAATCCCTACTTTTTATACTTTTAGTCTTTTACGGCTAAAAAAAGAACTCTTAAAGATGATTAATTACAATAATAGAACGTTTAAGTCTATAGGCAACTCAGAAAATGGAGAGGTTTCAGACGAAACGGTTTTTCATTATTTCCAAGAAGGAAACATAGTGTGGGCCAACTACTCGGGAGGACAAATCACTAAAGGCACTTTAATTGCAAAAGCAGCCCCTAATGGAGTTCTTGAAATGGTTTACCAGCATATCAATAAGGACAATGAAATCAGGACTGGAAAATGTACTTCAACACCTGAAGTCTTACCTGATGGTAAGGTAAAGCTCCATGAAAGCTGGCAATGGACCTCCGGGGATTTTTCTGAAGGAAATTCTGTTATTATTGAGGTGTAA
- a CDS encoding DUF4249 domain-containing protein, with the protein MPLLSSCIKTVTDRELPAPVEKLVVGAFLSPDDENIEVKIAKSFPPGSSTSGEDYYVKDADVVISNGEQEVTLNYYPMEQTYMTTTSDLPIIPGKTYFLNVTTPSGLKASSYTTVPKESVQNINISIDSSLIDSSAREPYYDVKVSIDWHSPEPTDHFKLRGDIASNYNSSYYYTSPSLFFGSHGSSLLVNDKQIANGKVGPFTSSFSKGIGESGKLIITLYTIDEHYYQYDEDLKNTFSGDPFSEPKNIHSNIEGGLGIFTSYRKHEFVKEW; encoded by the coding sequence ATGCCCTTACTGTCCTCGTGCATTAAAACAGTTACCGACCGAGAACTGCCAGCCCCTGTTGAGAAACTGGTAGTTGGAGCATTTTTATCTCCTGACGATGAGAATATAGAGGTTAAAATTGCTAAAAGTTTCCCTCCAGGCAGTAGCACTAGTGGCGAAGACTACTATGTGAAAGATGCCGACGTTGTTATATCAAATGGAGAGCAGGAAGTAACCTTAAATTACTACCCTATGGAACAGACCTATATGACAACAACATCTGATTTACCTATCATTCCAGGTAAAACTTACTTTTTGAATGTGACCACCCCAAGCGGACTTAAAGCAAGCAGCTACACTACAGTTCCGAAAGAAAGTGTTCAAAACATAAATATTTCTATAGATTCATCATTGATTGACTCCTCAGCAAGAGAGCCTTATTATGATGTAAAAGTTTCTATTGATTGGCATAGCCCTGAACCAACGGATCACTTTAAGCTAAGAGGCGACATTGCGAGCAATTACAACAGCTCTTACTATTACACTAGCCCATCTCTATTCTTTGGCAGCCATGGATCCAGCCTTTTGGTTAACGACAAGCAGATAGCCAATGGAAAGGTTGGCCCATTCACAAGCTCTTTTTCCAAAGGTATAGGCGAAAGTGGTAAATTAATCATCACGCTTTATACCATTGATGAACACTACTATCAGTATGATGAAGACCTAAAGAACACTTTTTCAGGTGACCCCTTTTCTGAACCCAAAAATATCCATTCAAATATTGAAGGGGGACTAGGCATTTTCACTAGCTATCGTAAGCATGAATTTGTAAAAGAGTGGTAA
- a CDS encoding TonB-dependent receptor yields the protein MAFKKTFVLLFFLSSFTTYGQQVVIKGQVTEELSKQPLQGVKVSLSTPKKEGVTDKAGFYSFTIDPADSVEISFSLIGFTSVTKKVPATEDFSLDVVLSTEDYYLDEVVLEGQKQKKISEGAEISSIDLPVEQIKSIPTLFGEKDVLKALQLMPGVQTGSEGMAGLYVRGGGPGENLFLVDHAMVYNPYHLFGFFSSFNGDALQNVNLIKGGFPARYGSRLSSVINMELKSGNPERITGEAGIGLIASRFTLEGPIVKDKLTFMISGRRTYLDVLTRPFMTGDFRAGYYFYDLAGKISYKVDPKNTIYLSGYNGNDRFSISTQFEDNQSKGNLGWRNQAYTLGWDRIINKRVFSQTALTYSGYNFNIRSEDNWGGETFFLNFNSLVSEISVKQQFEYFHSDKHKLFAGISLTHHTLNPEALVFQGSYINSDLDFSSRTRALETAIFIEDEFRPFRALTINGGIRLSSFYVNGEHYINPEPRLTAGYQLKPDLSIKAGYAEMNQFAHQLTSGGIGMPIDLWVPATENVMPARSRQVTLGMAKDFMPLNTTFSIEGYYKKTDRMAGYREGASFILFDDPYNLEDGRSWEDNVTQGQGWSYGIEFLLHKKAGRFSGWAGYTLSWTQLQFDDVNWGRKFYARYDRRHDISLVGLFKASEKIHLSSTWVYGTGNAITMPNAAFQPFTPSEQSSRPTASYTSYYYYEDRNQFRMAPYHRLDLSIQFIKKLKGRKVRTWDLSVYNLYNRQNPYFYFLENTYSNTGNQTVLKQVSLFPIIPSITYNLKF from the coding sequence ATGGCCTTCAAAAAAACTTTTGTTCTACTTTTCTTCTTAAGCTCTTTTACTACTTACGGACAACAAGTAGTAATAAAAGGGCAGGTAACAGAGGAGCTATCCAAACAACCCCTCCAAGGCGTAAAGGTATCATTATCTACACCCAAAAAAGAGGGGGTTACCGACAAGGCTGGTTTTTACTCATTTACCATTGACCCGGCAGACTCGGTGGAAATTTCTTTTTCACTAATCGGTTTCACGTCAGTAACTAAGAAAGTTCCAGCCACCGAGGACTTTTCCCTTGACGTGGTATTGTCTACAGAAGACTACTACTTGGATGAAGTGGTGCTAGAAGGACAAAAACAAAAAAAAATTAGCGAAGGCGCTGAAATCAGCAGCATAGACCTTCCGGTAGAACAAATAAAAAGCATCCCAACTTTATTTGGAGAAAAAGACGTACTAAAAGCCCTTCAATTAATGCCAGGCGTACAAACAGGTTCAGAGGGCATGGCTGGTCTATACGTCAGAGGTGGCGGGCCTGGAGAAAACCTTTTCCTTGTGGACCATGCCATGGTGTATAACCCTTACCATCTTTTCGGTTTCTTTTCTTCATTTAATGGAGATGCCTTACAAAATGTAAATCTTATAAAAGGCGGGTTCCCTGCCAGGTATGGAAGTCGATTATCCTCCGTCATTAATATGGAGCTAAAAAGTGGGAATCCTGAAAGAATAACAGGAGAAGCCGGAATTGGCCTTATAGCCTCACGCTTTACACTAGAAGGACCTATTGTAAAAGACAAACTAACTTTTATGATATCCGGAAGGCGTACCTATTTAGATGTACTCACTAGGCCGTTTATGACAGGAGATTTTCGGGCAGGATACTATTTTTATGATCTTGCAGGAAAAATTTCATACAAAGTAGACCCTAAAAACACCATCTACCTCAGTGGATATAACGGGAATGACAGGTTTTCAATTTCTACTCAATTCGAAGATAATCAATCCAAAGGCAATTTAGGGTGGAGAAACCAAGCATATACGCTAGGTTGGGACAGAATTATTAATAAAAGAGTTTTTTCACAAACAGCCCTTACTTACAGTGGGTATAATTTTAATATCAGGTCTGAAGATAACTGGGGCGGAGAAACTTTTTTTCTGAACTTCAATTCCCTTGTCAGCGAAATTTCGGTAAAACAACAGTTTGAATACTTCCATTCGGACAAGCATAAACTATTTGCCGGAATATCATTAACCCATCATACTTTAAACCCTGAAGCTTTGGTGTTCCAAGGCTCATATATTAACTCTGACCTCGACTTTAGCTCCAGGACCAGGGCTCTTGAAACGGCTATTTTTATAGAAGATGAATTTAGGCCTTTTAGAGCTTTAACCATCAATGGAGGAATTCGCTTGTCAAGCTTCTATGTCAACGGAGAGCACTACATCAATCCTGAACCTAGACTAACAGCAGGCTACCAATTAAAACCTGATTTATCAATTAAAGCAGGGTATGCGGAAATGAACCAGTTTGCCCACCAGCTAACTAGTGGCGGAATAGGCATGCCCATAGACCTATGGGTTCCTGCTACAGAAAATGTCATGCCAGCCCGGTCACGACAGGTAACATTAGGTATGGCCAAGGATTTCATGCCGTTAAATACTACTTTTTCTATTGAAGGATACTATAAAAAAACCGACAGGATGGCCGGATATAGAGAAGGTGCAAGCTTTATCTTATTTGACGACCCTTACAACTTAGAAGATGGGCGATCTTGGGAAGACAATGTAACACAAGGCCAAGGCTGGTCATACGGTATTGAGTTTTTGTTACATAAAAAAGCAGGTCGCTTTTCTGGGTGGGCTGGCTACACCCTTTCCTGGACTCAACTCCAGTTTGACGATGTTAACTGGGGCAGAAAGTTTTATGCTCGCTATGACAGAAGACACGATATTTCATTGGTAGGTTTATTTAAAGCTTCTGAAAAAATCCATTTGTCAAGCACTTGGGTATATGGGACAGGAAATGCCATTACCATGCCCAACGCAGCTTTTCAACCATTCACTCCTTCAGAACAAAGCAGTCGCCCTACGGCAAGTTATACATCATACTACTATTATGAAGATAGGAACCAATTTAGAATGGCTCCATATCACCGTTTGGACCTAAGCATCCAATTTATTAAAAAGCTAAAAGGAAGAAAAGTAAGAACATGGGATTTAAGCGTTTACAACCTATACAACAGACAAAACCCTTACTTCTACTTTTTAGAAAACACCTACAGCAACACAGGAAACCAGACTGTTTTAAAACAAGTGTCATTATTTCCTATCATTCCATCTATTACCTATAACCTAAAATTCTGA
- a CDS encoding 2-hydroxyacid dehydrogenase gives MRITFFSARKYEKPFFDSACAGKGFDCNYVEVHLNQESVLLASGSDVVCLFVNDTCNREIIEQLSEMGVKLIALRSAGFNHVDLKAAAEHNIPVVRVPAYSPYSVAEHTIAIIMTLNRKTHRAYNRVKEGNFSLNGLMGFDLHCKTAGLIGLGKIGKATAKILLGFGCKVLGYDKYEDEECKKLGVEYTSIDRIFSESDIVSLHCPLTPDTHHIINKDTIEKMKDGVMLINTSRGALVDTKAVIEALKTSKIGHLGLDVYEEEGDLFFEDLSDQIITDDVFMRLLTFPNVLITGHQAFFTNNAMRNIADITIGNIVDFREKKELENAVVLE, from the coding sequence ATGAGAATTACCTTTTTTAGTGCCAGAAAATATGAAAAGCCTTTTTTTGACTCAGCTTGTGCTGGTAAAGGATTTGACTGTAACTATGTAGAAGTGCACCTCAATCAAGAATCAGTTTTGCTAGCTTCAGGATCTGATGTTGTTTGCTTGTTTGTAAACGACACTTGCAACCGTGAAATAATTGAGCAGCTTTCTGAGATGGGGGTAAAATTAATTGCCTTGCGTTCTGCAGGTTTTAACCACGTTGACTTAAAAGCTGCAGCGGAGCATAATATTCCTGTGGTGCGGGTACCTGCTTATTCCCCTTACTCAGTGGCAGAACATACCATTGCTATTATCATGACGCTAAACCGGAAAACCCATAGAGCTTATAACCGGGTAAAGGAGGGTAACTTTAGCCTTAACGGGTTGATGGGATTTGACCTTCATTGCAAAACTGCTGGCCTTATAGGTTTAGGTAAAATAGGAAAGGCTACGGCAAAGATCCTTTTAGGTTTTGGATGTAAGGTCTTGGGGTATGACAAATATGAAGATGAAGAGTGCAAGAAGCTTGGTGTTGAATACACCAGTATTGACAGGATATTTTCAGAGTCAGATATTGTATCGCTTCACTGTCCTTTGACGCCTGATACGCATCATATTATCAATAAAGATACTATTGAAAAGATGAAGGATGGTGTGATGCTGATCAATACAAGCAGGGGGGCCCTTGTGGATACCAAAGCAGTAATTGAAGCATTAAAAACAAGTAAAATTGGACACCTTGGTTTAGATGTGTATGAAGAGGAAGGGGATTTGTTTTTTGAGGACCTGTCTGATCAGATCATAACAGACGACGTGTTTATGAGGCTACTTACTTTCCCTAATGTGTTAATAACAGGGCATCAAGCTTTCTTTACTAATAATGCTATGAGAAATATTGCAGATATTACTATTGGTAATATTGTGGATTTCAGGGAGAAAAAAGAGCTTGAAAATGCTGTGGTTCTAGAGTGA
- a CDS encoding pyridoxamine 5'-phosphate oxidase family protein, translated as MHGDLSKSEIDEVLTQQYIGRIGCSVGDKPYIVPVAYSYDAASSSIYGMTGEGMKTDFLRKNPLVCFEVESVKDITHWKSVVAWGVFEELSGPDAKNAMHKYSEKLKSLVHSNDELLAKVSWDISHEDVPDKNAIIYRIKLTEKSGKFESFVASESHQR; from the coding sequence ATGCATGGAGATCTTTCGAAAAGTGAAATTGATGAAGTCTTGACTCAGCAGTATATTGGACGCATTGGGTGCAGTGTGGGAGATAAGCCATATATTGTGCCGGTAGCCTATAGTTATGATGCAGCGTCTTCATCTATTTATGGTATGACCGGCGAAGGTATGAAGACTGATTTTCTTAGAAAAAACCCGCTGGTTTGTTTTGAGGTCGAATCGGTTAAAGATATCACGCACTGGAAGAGTGTGGTGGCTTGGGGAGTATTTGAAGAATTGTCAGGGCCAGACGCTAAAAATGCCATGCATAAGTATTCAGAGAAACTTAAGTCTCTGGTGCATTCAAACGATGAGTTGTTGGCAAAAGTTAGCTGGGATATTTCTCATGAGGATGTTCCTGATAAAAACGCAATTATATACCGGATTAAGCTTACTGAAAAGTCAGGCAAGTTTGAAAGTTTCGTGGCTTCTGAAAGCCATCAAAGGTAA
- a CDS encoding universal stress protein: MLKILCPTDLTDHTSNSLIYANDLAKKSDTEIIVLHSFFIPPPLPAGTKVKSPEDVYHYGQKMLQERCEEFVNQYISSETQSKCIVRRGFVLEEILKVIKEENIDIIFMNTEGAHGLKELFPGTITSKIIENVLCPVLVIPENHTFHPLDDIVYATDMKGNEKENISFAFKFASIFNAKVTFLNISKKLTPKEQEAFKAKMSEEASVHNYQSIDFVIIESSNVFDALTNFVESNDSKLLILSTRKRPVYQRLFQKSLTRRMAHHAFVPVLAMHKE, from the coding sequence ATGCTAAAAATACTTTGCCCTACAGATCTTACAGATCATACATCAAACTCCCTGATTTACGCCAATGATTTGGCCAAAAAGTCAGACACAGAAATCATTGTGCTTCATTCCTTTTTTATCCCCCCTCCACTTCCTGCCGGCACAAAGGTAAAATCCCCTGAAGATGTATACCACTATGGCCAAAAAATGCTACAAGAGCGATGTGAAGAGTTTGTCAACCAATACATTTCTTCTGAAACCCAAAGCAAATGCATCGTAAGGCGTGGTTTTGTGCTAGAAGAAATTCTTAAAGTAATAAAAGAAGAAAATATTGACATCATATTCATGAATACCGAAGGTGCTCATGGTCTTAAAGAGCTATTTCCTGGCACCATTACCTCTAAAATCATTGAGAATGTCCTTTGTCCTGTACTGGTCATTCCAGAAAACCATACCTTCCACCCATTAGATGACATTGTATATGCTACTGACATGAAGGGCAATGAAAAAGAAAATATTAGCTTTGCCTTTAAGTTTGCCTCTATTTTTAATGCCAAAGTTACTTTTCTCAACATAAGTAAAAAACTAACACCTAAAGAACAGGAAGCTTTTAAGGCAAAAATGTCGGAAGAAGCCTCTGTTCATAATTACCAAAGCATAGACTTCGTAATAATAGAAAGCAGCAATGTTTTTGATGCATTAACAAATTTTGTTGAATCAAACGATTCCAAACTTTTAATATTAAGCACCAGAAAACGTCCTGTTTACCAACGCCTTTTCCAAAAAAGCCTTACCCGTAGAATGGCGCATCATGCTTTTGTTCCGGTTTTGGCCATGCACAAGGAATAA